In Chryseobacterium lactis, a single genomic region encodes these proteins:
- a CDS encoding M14 family zinc carboxypeptidase codes for MTFEQIYIQNLNFSNRYISPEKLFSYLQTNLSDYIQEIGRSYLDKPIYQLSIGTGNIQILAWSQMHGNESNATHAMLDLLVSLDKAPEMKEDLLSKIRLDFIFMLNPDGSKKWTRLNAADIDLNRDFHNEASKEIKFLKRAAASKKYDYALNLHEQRTIFTTDGIHPATLSFLAPSENPERTVTENRKKCMAVIADVYTHLKEMIPNQVGRYSDEFYPTSTGDNFIKAGMPTILFEGGHFVEDYTRKRTRKYYTIALYYALKAMSELNSDTTGWENYLTIPENKETHYDIIYRNVKLNTEHECILDIAVQYREMKEDGKDEISFIPYVMEAGEVRRKKGWLEVDCTGKRFVSATKYPKLDSVVDFKIED; via the coding sequence ATGACTTTTGAACAAATCTATATTCAGAACCTTAATTTCTCTAATCGCTATATTTCTCCTGAAAAATTATTTTCTTACTTACAGACAAATCTCAGCGATTATATTCAGGAGATCGGAAGATCCTATTTAGATAAACCCATTTATCAGTTAAGCATCGGAACCGGAAATATTCAGATTCTGGCCTGGTCGCAGATGCATGGTAATGAATCGAACGCCACACATGCAATGCTGGATCTTTTGGTAAGTTTGGATAAGGCTCCTGAAATGAAAGAGGATTTATTGAGTAAAATCAGATTGGATTTTATTTTTATGCTAAATCCTGACGGATCTAAAAAGTGGACAAGGCTTAATGCTGCCGATATTGATCTGAACAGAGATTTTCATAATGAAGCAAGTAAAGAGATTAAGTTTCTTAAAAGAGCAGCGGCTTCAAAAAAATATGATTATGCATTAAACCTGCACGAACAAAGAACGATCTTTACCACTGACGGTATTCATCCAGCGACACTTTCTTTTCTGGCTCCTTCCGAAAATCCTGAACGTACCGTTACTGAAAACAGGAAAAAGTGTATGGCAGTGATTGCAGATGTTTACACCCATTTAAAAGAAATGATCCCTAATCAGGTCGGTAGATATTCTGATGAGTTTTATCCTACTTCTACAGGCGATAATTTCATAAAAGCCGGGATGCCTACCATATTATTTGAAGGTGGACATTTTGTAGAGGATTATACCAGAAAAAGAACAAGAAAATATTATACGATTGCTCTTTATTATGCACTGAAAGCAATGAGTGAACTCAATTCTGATACTACAGGTTGGGAAAATTACCTCACTATTCCTGAAAATAAAGAAACCCACTATGATATTATATACAGAAATGTAAAACTGAATACAGAACATGAATGTATTTTAGACATCGCTGTTCAATACAGAGAAATGAAAGAGGACGGGAAAGACGAGATTTCTTTTATTCCTTATGTAATGGAAGCAGGAGAGGTGAGAAGGAAGAAAGGCTGGCTGGAAGTAGACTGTACCGGTAAAAGATTTGTGTCCGCTACCAAATATCCGAAACTGGACTCGGTAGTAGATTTTAAAATAGAGGATTAA
- a CDS encoding APC family permease: MQKKLKLWDAIMLVMGSMIGSGIFIVSADMMRNLGSGFWLIVVWVITGIMTVAAAISYGELSALFPKAGGQYTYLKEIFGKRMGFLYGWGLFTVIQTGTIAAVAMAFGKFTAYLIPSLNDAAPIFQSGEFKITWIQILAIAVILLLTYINTRGVESGKFLQNIFTGSKIIALLGLIALGFILVNASHLAESFSFGSFSNLKKNIDGSFLKEGWQPIGGMTLLGGIAAAMVGSVFSSVAWESVTFVSGEIDNPKRNVVKSMIYGTSAVMILYIAVNFVYLNALDRDGIAFAANDRVAVAASQNIFGSAGTIIIALLVMISTFGCNNGLILAGARVFQTMAKDGMFFKSAVKNNKNEVPENALWMQGVWASILCLSGQYGNLLDMISFVIVLFYMITVFGVIYLRIKQPELERPYKTWLYPVTPVIYLLIGACFCILLLIYKQQYTWPGFVLVLLGLPVYYFINRKKTVE, encoded by the coding sequence ATGCAAAAAAAACTGAAACTTTGGGACGCCATTATGCTGGTAATGGGATCTATGATCGGAAGTGGGATCTTTATTGTAAGCGCCGATATGATGCGCAATCTGGGATCCGGATTCTGGCTTATTGTGGTATGGGTGATTACAGGAATAATGACGGTGGCAGCAGCAATCAGCTATGGTGAGCTTTCTGCCTTATTTCCAAAAGCAGGTGGGCAATATACTTATCTTAAAGAAATTTTCGGAAAAAGAATGGGTTTCCTTTATGGTTGGGGACTATTTACCGTTATACAAACCGGAACAATCGCTGCCGTAGCAATGGCTTTCGGTAAATTTACAGCTTACCTGATTCCTTCACTCAATGATGCAGCACCTATTTTTCAAAGTGGTGAGTTTAAAATTACGTGGATCCAAATTCTGGCAATTGCAGTCATTCTTTTGCTTACCTATATCAATACAAGAGGAGTAGAAAGTGGAAAGTTTCTGCAGAATATCTTCACAGGATCAAAAATTATAGCCCTGCTTGGGCTGATTGCATTAGGCTTTATCTTAGTGAATGCTTCACATCTAGCAGAAAGTTTCAGCTTCGGCTCATTTAGTAATCTTAAAAAAAATATCGATGGAAGTTTTCTGAAAGAAGGCTGGCAGCCCATCGGAGGGATGACTTTACTGGGTGGAATTGCTGCCGCAATGGTTGGATCCGTTTTTAGTTCTGTAGCTTGGGAAAGTGTGACCTTTGTTTCCGGAGAAATAGATAATCCTAAAAGAAATGTGGTAAAATCAATGATTTATGGTACTTCTGCCGTAATGATTCTTTATATCGCCGTGAATTTTGTGTATTTAAATGCATTAGACCGTGATGGAATTGCCTTTGCAGCAAATGACAGGGTAGCCGTAGCCGCATCTCAGAATATTTTTGGAAGTGCCGGAACCATTATTATTGCATTGTTGGTTATGATCTCCACATTTGGATGTAATAACGGGTTGATTTTAGCCGGAGCGAGAGTTTTTCAGACGATGGCAAAAGATGGTATGTTTTTTAAATCAGCAGTAAAAAATAATAAAAATGAAGTTCCGGAAAATGCTTTGTGGATGCAGGGAGTCTGGGCTTCTATCTTATGCCTGAGCGGTCAGTATGGAAATCTTCTGGATATGATATCGTTTGTCATTGTACTTTTTTATATGATTACTGTTTTTGGAGTTATTTACCTGAGAATTAAACAACCAGAGCTGGAAAGACCTTACAAAACCTGGCTTTATCCGGTAACTCCGGTTATTTACCTGTTGATTGGAGCATGTTTCTGTATTTTACTTTTAATTTATAAGCAACAATACACATGGCCGGGATTCGTACTTGTATTATTGGGGCTTCCGGTCTACTATTTTATTAATCGAAAGAAGACCGTTGAATAA
- a CDS encoding DUF4920 domain-containing protein, translating to MKFKAILFAAAVSFSTLAFAQEMGPPAGNALAGDTYGGEVSSSVESKAITVDKLNKQLKKDNKKVENVAIKGKVTDVCDKKGCWLTIQTEDNSKFFVKMKDYAFFVPTALKGKNVVLEGSAERKVTSVNEQKHYAEDAKKPQSEIDAITQPKEEIRFVANGIKVVN from the coding sequence ATGAAATTCAAAGCTATATTATTCGCGGCAGCTGTAAGTTTTTCTACTTTGGCCTTTGCACAGGAGATGGGGCCACCGGCAGGAAATGCCTTAGCAGGTGACACTTATGGAGGTGAAGTCTCTTCATCCGTGGAATCTAAAGCCATAACAGTAGATAAACTGAACAAACAACTTAAAAAAGACAACAAGAAAGTTGAAAATGTAGCCATTAAAGGTAAAGTAACTGATGTTTGTGATAAAAAAGGATGTTGGCTTACGATTCAGACAGAAGACAATTCAAAGTTTTTTGTTAAAATGAAAGATTATGCCTTTTTTGTACCTACCGCTTTGAAGGGGAAAAATGTAGTTTTGGAAGGAAGTGCTGAAAGAAAAGTAACTTCTGTAAATGAGCAGAAACATTATGCTGAAGATGCAAAGAAACCTCAATCTGAAATTGATGCGATTACGCAGCCGAAAGAAGAGATCAGATTTGTAGCCAACGGTATCAAAGTAGTTAATTAA